Proteins encoded by one window of Rutidosis leptorrhynchoides isolate AG116_Rl617_1_P2 chromosome 7, CSIRO_AGI_Rlap_v1, whole genome shotgun sequence:
- the LOC139857375 gene encoding serine/threonine-protein kinase PBS1-like, which produces MGCFSCFDSKKEEKSNPQKVGADRLEVHPSAPSNISRLPSGVDRLKTRNNVSLRRESSGPKDGPYGQIAAHTFTFRELAAATNNFSPDCFLGEGGFGHVYRGRLQGSGQIVAVKQLDRNGLQGNREFLVEVLMLSLLHHPNLVNLIGYCADGDQRLLVYEFMPLGSLEDHLHDLPPDREALDWNTRMKIAAGAARGLEFLHDKANPPVIYRDFKSSNILLGEGFQPKLSDFGLAKLGPTGDKSHVSTRVMGTYGYCAPEYAMTGQLTVKSDVYSFGVVFLELITGRKAIDSTAPQGQQNLVTWARPLFNDRRKFASLADPRLEGHYPMRGLYQALAVASMCIQEQAAARPLIGDVVTALSYLANHTYDPSSATGQSQRPNNGRIIKNEEGGGSGRSRWDLDGSDKGDSPRELQTPKILARDLDRERAVAEAKMWVEKRRQSAQGSFDGNNG; this is translated from the exons ATGGGTTGTTTTTCTTGTTTTGATTCAAAAAAAGAGGAAAAATCAAATCCTCAAAAAGTAGGGGCTGATCGCCTTGAAGTCCACCCATCTGCCCCTTCAAATATATCCAGATTACCTTCTG GTGTCGATAGACTGAAAACTCGAAATAATGTGAGTTTGAGAAGGGAATCATCGGGTCCGAAAGATGGCCCGTATGGTCAGATTGCGGCTCATACGTTCACTTTTCGTGAGCTTGCAGCTGCAACGAATAATTTCAGCCCTGATTGCTTTTTAGGTGAGGGCGGGTTCGGCCATGTGTATAGAGGCCGTCTTCAGGGTAGTGGTCAG ATTGTAGCTGTCAAACAACTGGATAGAAATGGGCTCCAAGGTAACCGTGAATTTCTTGTCGAAGTTCTTATGCTCAGCCTTTTACATCATCCCAACTTAGTCAATTTGATCGGCTACTGTGCCGACGGTGACCAACGACTTCTTGTTTACGAGTTCATGCCTCTTGGTTCATTAGAAGACCATCTTCACG ATCTTCCACCAGATAGAGAAGCGTTAGATTGGAACACGAGAATGAAAATAGCTGCCGGTGCAGCACGAGGTTTAGAGTTTCTTCATGATAAGGCTAACCCTCCTGTTATTTACAGGGACTTTAAATCCTCAAATATTTTACTGGGTGAAGGATTTCAACCGAAGCTTTCTGACTTTGGGCTCGCTAAGTTGGGTCCCACTGGAGATAAGTCTCATGTTTCTACACGAGTGATGGGAACGTATGGTTATTGTGCTCCTGAATATGCCATGACTGGTCAACTCACGGTTAAGTCTGATGTGTACAGTTTCGGGGTCGTCTTTTTAGAGCTTATTACGGGTCGTAAAGCTATCGACAGTACTGCACCACAAGGACAACAGAACCTAGTCACTTGG GCACGGCCGTTGTTCAACGACAGACGAAAGTTCGCATCTTTAGCGGACCCTAGGCTCGAAGGTCATTATCCAATGAGGGGTCTCTACCAGGCTCTAGCTGTAGCATCGATGTGCATCCAAGAACAGGCTGCTGCTCGGCCTCTCATCGGAGACGTAGTAACCGCCTTATCGTATCTCGCAAACCACACCTATGACCCTAGTTCTGCCACTGGTCAAAGTCAAAGACCAAACAACGGAAGAATTATAAAGAATGAAGAAGGTGGAGGTTCGGGTCGTAGCAGATGGGATCTAGATGGATCAGATAAAGGCGATTCGCCTAGAGAACTTCAAACTCCTAAGATACTTGCTCGTGATCTTGATCGAGAACGGGCAGTTGCAGAGGCAAAAATGTGGGTTGAAAAACGACGACAAAGTGCACAAGGCAGTTTTGATGGTAATAATGGATAG